Proteins encoded together in one Candidatus Izemoplasmatales bacterium window:
- the rsgA gene encoding ribosome small subunit-dependent GTPase A, with product MNLQIPGWTEQVARAAAAYSELSAARVSGQERDLYTIISEQGTLPAKVSGKMIHQSAGPADFPAVGDWVAVDVKDGFAVIQAILPRKSVLERKSAGMTSAGQIIASNVDVVFICMSTNENYNLRRLERYLAVVWASGAEPCVVLTKTDLADDVASAVAEVMAVAPGVEILTATDRTGEGYADIDRRMRPGRTCAFVGSSGVGKSTIVNHLMDTAVMATQDVGKDDKGHHTTTSRQLFVTPAGAIVIDTPGMRELQIDVADFDSAFADIEELAASCRFGDCTHESEPHCAVKAAIADGRLPAERMENYRKMQREAAHQERKAKTAEIAAARWRRTH from the coding sequence TTGAATCTTCAGATCCCCGGATGGACCGAACAGGTCGCCCGGGCCGCGGCAGCCTATTCCGAGCTGTCCGCCGCCCGCGTATCCGGGCAGGAACGAGACCTGTATACCATCATCTCGGAACAGGGAACCCTGCCGGCCAAGGTGTCCGGCAAGATGATCCACCAGTCCGCGGGTCCCGCGGACTTTCCCGCCGTCGGCGACTGGGTCGCCGTCGACGTCAAGGACGGCTTCGCGGTGATCCAGGCGATCCTGCCGCGGAAGAGCGTCCTCGAACGCAAGAGCGCCGGCATGACCTCGGCCGGGCAGATCATCGCCAGCAACGTCGACGTCGTCTTCATCTGCATGTCGACGAACGAGAACTACAACCTGCGCCGCCTCGAGCGCTACCTCGCCGTCGTCTGGGCGAGCGGCGCCGAGCCGTGCGTCGTGCTCACCAAGACCGACCTCGCCGACGACGTCGCATCGGCCGTCGCCGAGGTCATGGCCGTCGCCCCCGGGGTCGAGATCCTGACCGCGACCGACCGGACCGGGGAAGGCTACGCCGACATCGACCGCAGGATGCGTCCGGGTCGAACCTGCGCCTTCGTCGGCTCGTCCGGCGTCGGGAAGTCGACGATCGTGAACCACCTCATGGACACTGCCGTGATGGCGACCCAAGACGTCGGAAAGGACGACAAGGGCCACCACACGACCACCTCCCGCCAGCTGTTCGTCACGCCCGCCGGCGCGATCGTGATCGATACCCCCGGCATGCGCGAACTGCAGATCGACGTCGCCGACTTCGATTCCGCCTTCGCCGACATCGAGGAACTCGCGGCGTCATGCCGCTTCGGCGACTGCACCCACGAGTCCGAGCCGCACTGCGCGGTCAAGGCGGCGATCGCCGACGGCCGCCTGCCGGCCGAACGGATGGAGAACTACCGCAAGATGCAACGGGAAGCGGCCCACCAGGAACGCAAGGCGAAGACCGCGGAAATCGCGGCCGCCCGCTGGCGTCGCACCCACTGA
- the rpmE gene encoding 50S ribosomal protein L31, producing MKTGIHPKYYKVTVTCTTCGNTFETGSTSKELRVDTCSNCHPFFTGKQKFTAADGRIDKFNKRYNIENK from the coding sequence ATGAAGACCGGCATTCATCCCAAGTATTACAAGGTGACGGTGACCTGCACGACCTGCGGGAACACCTTCGAGACGGGTTCCACCTCCAAGGAACTGCGCGTCGATACTTGCAGCAACTGCCATCCGTTCTTCACCGGCAAACAGAAGTTCACGGCTGCCGACGGACGGATCGACAAGTTCAACAAGCGTTACAACATCGAAAACAAATAA
- a CDS encoding thymidine kinase: MYLKQREGWIEVITGPMYAGKTEELIRRVKRLEYAEQNVIVFKPTLDDRYAADEVVSHNNNRTRSINISKASEIMKYVEKDTDVVAIDEIQFLDEEAVAICEYLADHGVRVIVSGLDRDFRGEPFSFMPRLLAIAEEVTKLTAICVCCHTPATRTQRIVNGKPANFHDPIILVGAKDTYEARCRHCHEIPGKPRDYHTLGNGDD, from the coding sequence ATGTACCTGAAGCAGCGCGAAGGATGGATCGAAGTCATCACGGGACCGATGTACGCCGGCAAGACGGAAGAACTGATCCGGCGCGTCAAGCGGCTCGAGTACGCCGAACAGAACGTAATCGTCTTCAAGCCGACCCTCGACGACCGCTATGCGGCCGACGAGGTCGTCTCCCACAACAACAACCGCACCCGTTCGATCAACATCTCCAAGGCGTCGGAGATCATGAAGTACGTCGAGAAGGACACCGACGTCGTCGCGATCGACGAGATTCAGTTCCTCGACGAAGAGGCCGTCGCGATCTGCGAGTACCTCGCCGACCACGGCGTGCGCGTGATCGTCTCCGGTCTCGACCGCGACTTCCGCGGCGAACCGTTCTCGTTCATGCCGCGGCTGCTTGCGATCGCCGAGGAGGTCACCAAGCTCACCGCCATCTGCGTCTGCTGCCACACCCCGGCGACGCGCACCCAGCGCATCGTGAACGGAAAACCCGCCAACTTCCACGACCCGATCATCCTCGTCGGCGCGAAGGACACCTACGAAGCCCGCTGCCGCCACTGCCACGAGATTCCCGGCAAGCCGCGCGACTACCACACCCTTGGAAACGGCGATGACTGA